The DNA sequence CAATGTCATGAATATACCACAATCTGTTGCAAAATAACACATCGTCCTCACCACAAAACACATGTTCCAACCAGATGATAAACTTTGCGATGAAACATGAAGACTCAGACATGTCCCAAACAAAACTTGGACTTGTCTCAAACAAGAACTAATGTCAGCATAGAACAGTCCTTGACCTAACGTGGTCAACTTGCAACCATCCATAGGTGCAAATCCATACTTTTAAATTAACATTTATCTATGTACCCATAAAAAACAATTATATTTTCCATTCCACATGTAAGATACCAACACCAAACACTTCATTACAATTAGCAGACCTAATTAATACCTAGAAAAAGAACACTTAGTATTCAGAAAGCACTGGATGGAACAAACTTTCTGAAGCAGTGAAACTCCAGAATAGACAAACACAAATTTTAAAAATGGTCTAGACACAGAATAGTCTATTCTGCAATAGATTTTAACATCAAAGGTAGCACTTTACACATGCATTTTTAAGATACTGACCATAATAGCCAAGATGCCAACTAAAATAAAATCCTAGTTTAAAATGATAATGTAATCTGAAAATTCCCGCCACAATAAGCTGTCAAATAATAATATAGTAGAATAATAGATCCACAGAGACCGCAAATCTATTTTGAAACAAGAAACTAGACACAAATAATATGAAAGCACAGTAACTTGACAATCGCTGCAACAGGAAGACGACATGACAGACTTTCAGACACCCATACTGAGCAATGCTGAACCGACAACTCTGGACCTTCTCAACCCTCAGACATACCTAGTACTCACTGGAACAGTAGACAACTCTGTATTAATATGTGAGAATCTAGAAGAACCATAAAACTTTAAATGAAGTTAAGGACAGTAATATCAATTCGAAAACTATGAAGATACAAGACAACAAGAACATAGAAGAACTTGGTAGAAGATCATACTTAACATATGATTTTATAGACTACTTATTTAAATGCACATATATCGCTAGATTACTCGCGCAACGGGTGGACAAAAAATTGGGTAAGAGACCACAATAAGAACGAAATTACGCTTTTTAAAGTTTGAACATGTACATACATTGTTATATTACTCAAGTCAAAAATGGACAAACAAGTGTAAAAGGCCATACAACAGACCTGATCATTACCACCAGCAGGTTCGGAAGGGGACTTCTTGCTCTCAAATGGCTTATCAGCACCACAGTTCTGTCTGTTACATTTGGTTCTAAAAGGATAGTTAATGTTGTTGCATTTCTCACACTTCCAGCTTCCCTCCGGCATTTCAGGTCCTGAAAAAAATAATTTCATTAAATTAGTAGTGGGGCTTCAAAGATAAAGCCACCAAACCATTATGtcattattttaatatgaatacacttattattatataaaatatcAACAAGCATCTTACAAAATTTGCCATACGGTAAAAAACACTTACTAGGATTCTTTCCGGACTTTGCAACCTGCATACACAACCAAATAAAGAAATAATCCAACTCAGCAAAATTATCATTTGTGACATACTTAATGATGCATTTAAAACAAGGAAGGTAGATGATGTGGTTAGCAACATTTAGATGTCATTGAAGCAGAAAGAAGATTCAACCTGTGATCCAGGCTTAGGTGTGTCGCATTTCCTCATGTTGCAAACTTCTCTAAATGAGAAATTGACATTCCCACATTTGGGACACTTCCAGTCATTATCACGCGCCCCATCTAGAAGCATTATTTTGCAAATATATTGATTATTAGCACACATAATATTGGTTTTCATATATTCTAATATGCTACTTTCATGGTTTTCTGTAATTGGTTTAAATTTGAAGAAAAATCTATTTCATACCTGCAATCTTCTTTGGAAGCCTATCTTCCGGATAAAATCCTGGCCCAGGCCCCTGCACAGAAGTTCCACTTTGCATATCAGGTACAtatcaaaattaatttaagaGAAAATGTAAAGTTTCACTTTCCAACTCAGATTAAAAGGAAAAGTTTGCTAAAGCACACGGGATGAATGGCACACCAGGGAGCGGAAAACATCAATATGCACAGAACTAAACTTCATTTTTACCAACATACCACAAAATTTAACTTTTACATACCATTGGTGGATGGCCAATGGGCATGCCTAACCCGTAACGGTTATAAGAAGGGGGCATACCATACATCCCACCTGCAAATGGGGACAACAAAAGGAGTAAGACTACACAATGTAAACCCAGATACAAGACAATTCGAAATAGTTACATAAGCCAAATTCATTTAAACAACATTTTGAACTGAACACCACTATAATATTTTCTTTACATTTTTAGTAAAAGATCAGGTAGAGGGAAATTAAAAGAGAAGACATTGACAGTATCATATCTGACTGGTGCGGAAAAACAACATGGCATGAAATTTATTTTCAGCAGAAAAGAAAAGTGTAAAAAAGCAGCTCTAACCAAAAAAAATTTTGACAGTTAACACTCATACACACATCTTGTCTTTGACAAGATTCAAACCCTCAACATCGCACAAAGGAAGCTGAGGATGGTACCAGTAGACCAAGAGGTCACTGGTTACATTAACAATCAGTTTCCTACTTGAAAGGAAATTGATGCAAAATGACAAAGGTAAGTTATAGAATATATCTTGAAACCAATAGATTAAAATCTGTGAAGTAGATGTACCATTTCCTATCACAGCTCCATTAGAATAAGGTGGCGGACCAGATAAACGAAGAGGCGATTGATATGGGCTCCCCCCGGGCAGTCGAGTATTATAGTTGTAGTTGAATCCGGAATTCCCAGCTCCAGGAACATTAAAAGGAGGTACAGATCCTCCATTAAATACAGAAGAGCCATAAGGCTGCACGCCCATATACATTGATGAGGGCGCAGCAGGACCTACATAGGGAGCTGAGGACGAGTACCCCCTTGGAGTTTGCATTGGTTTGGCAGCATATTTCTGTAGCATAAAGATTAAATGGTTGGTAGATGGTTGAATATACGATTAACTTAGCTTTTACATTGCTAGAACTTGATCATGCACATAGATTTTGTATACTTGCAACATTTAAAAATAGACTATCAGGAATATGTAGAAAACATTAATTTCACTAGTCAGGCCTTCATAGCTGACTCCTGAAACTAATAATGTGTTCAGGTGACGTCAATTTTCTGCAAATTTAAATTGTTTTTCTAAACGACTTAAAAATTATTTGTGTGTGAGAGGGAGGGGGGAGAGAGAGTTTAAACACCAGGTAGAAAATGTACATAACATTGTAGGCCTTAAAAAAAATTGGGGTGCGCAATTGATATAATGATGACAAAGCAACAACTGAGAATAACATTTATGACTACACAATCCATTGAAACATGTTAAATAAACAAAATTTGAAAGGGGTTGCAATACAACATATAATTTTCAATCCCTAAACATTACATAGATGTAAAAAATTGACTGTAAAACGGACAAGAGAGATGAATGATGCATACCAAACTATGATCAGCTGGCCTAGGCTGAGTACAATTACGCATGTTGCAAGTAGTCCTAAACGAAAAATTGACATTGCCACAGGTAGGACAAGTCCAGTCATCTTCTCTACGTCCACCTACGACAGTAAAATTCAAACATAACTACACTTTTCTTACATAATCTTCTTTTTTTAGTAATTAAAACCCCCTCTGAAACATGGTTCGAACCCTCGACCTATCTACCTTCCGAGGGAGATAAGTTATTAACATCGTACAATTGGTAATTTTGCAGAATCTTGAAAACAAATATATACACAAGTACGATAAATTCAGAcatgtatataaaaaaataaaattgtgaATTAATAGATCAACATACCATCAGTTCGGGCTCGTTTGACAGCAGAAGAGTTTCGATTATCGACCTAGGTATAACAAATCCAACCCCAGAAAAAGTGTTAAATAGACCGTAAGTTACAAAAATACATCAATAATTGCAGGAAATAAGTGCTGGGTCGAATTTACCTGAGACATGACTTTTCAGGGAAATCTCCGAGAATTTTTGGTTGAGAGAGGGGAGAGGGTTTCTGTTCTAAAAGAGTATTGAATTACAATGTTTGGCGATTTTATTCTGCAAGAGGGGGAAATTATACGAATAGGGAAGCGTTCTCCCAACCCAACTATTGCGTAAGGCCCAGCCCAGTTCGACAACTATTTTAAAAAATTAGTCCAACAACTTTAATAAATTACCAAAATAACTAGCTTAATATGCCAGGCTGGTGGCCCTAAATGAAACTGGGGTTAAAAATGGTCATAAACGTGGCTTTAGAACGGTACATCGTGTAACATTTATGTAAAAAATCTTAAATGGTATTTCGTGTAACGTTTTAacattttgaatttttttttaatgcGCAAAACGGTAGATAAAGTAACGTTTTGGTGCAAAACGCTATATGATGTACTGTTTTGAGCCAAAACGCTGCTTCAATTAACGTTTTGcacattataaaaaaattaaaaaaaataaagtacCAAAACGGCACACTATGTACCGTTTTGCACTAAAAATACAAAACATAAGATGAAGTACCGTTATGAAATGAAATTTTAGGCCATTATTTTCAAAAGTGACATTTTGGACCATTTAACACTCAGAAATAACATTTTGGTCCATTGTTCAATAGGCTATGAGGTACAGACCGTTTTCTTACAATATTGAAATATGGtgtataaaatttttaaaatgtcAACTTTTTGTggttaaaaataaaatttatactttctaataatttaattaaaatgtaTAAAAAAATAGCACCGGAAATAATTTAGACTCGATGATTTTTTATACGTATAAATGATGATTTATTATGTTACATTTATTCTCCTTCTTTTTTCAGGATTTGACAACTGTGTTAATAACAACTGTTTTTTTTATTATACGTGATCTCTATGTTAAATATGTTGCTCCGTATTATAATTTACATAGTCCCTGTATAAACGAGTCTAAAGTGGTGAAAACTTATTACAAATAAAGTAAAAAATGTTTGAACCCATTTTCAAATTTCTCATATTGCGGTATCATTATAATATTTTTGAATTCTTTGTGACAATGTTTATTTAGCAATTATAGGCATATCGACTATTTATGCATTAGACTTTAGAATATGCCATCTTCCGAAAATTATTTGCGAAAATATCTTTCACAACTTTACAAACATATTTACAAACATATTTGCAACTATAATAAATCACAATCAGTCACACTTGTAATTTCAAAAATTAGcaattaaattaatttttggTTGCAAAATATATTGCTTAACAAGTTGCATTTACTGAATAAAATGCAACCCAAAATGCAATAAAAAccgattttaattatttttcaaaaaattgatttttttcaGTTAGTTGATTTTGGTTGCAAAAGgtaattttacaaatattttcaaaaGATGGTAAAATTGCAAAACAAATACTCAAAAAAGCGATATTTTTGGTACATTATAAGACAAAGTATTATAAATAAGTTTATTATTAACCATTATTTTAAAAAACGGAAATCGCCATTATTCGATAGAGTAACCTTTCAGTGGTTAATCGTATACTCGGTAATTACTGAATTTATTAATAAGAGCATTAATCAAatgtttttaataaaatagaaaaataattaatttattaaactaaatatattaatttaataaaaagatgCAATGATTAATCGGATTATAAAAACGAATCAACGGAGCATGTTGAAATAATTAATGGAATAATTAATCGATAAAATCAGTGATTTTTATAATAGAGTTATTAACAAATCATGATTATATGCATGCCTAATTTTGAATTCACATATTATCGATACTAATAAAATTACATTCATAATTGTATTCTATTTTCGGAGTTGTAAATAATTTCCTTTCATATTTCAAATACTTGTAATTTGTTTTTGAATAACTCTAATATTGGGATGAAGGTAATGTTATAAAATTTGGC is a window from the Apium graveolens cultivar Ventura chromosome 1, ASM990537v1, whole genome shotgun sequence genome containing:
- the LOC141671510 gene encoding ranBP2-type zinc finger protein At1g67325-like, giving the protein MSQVDNRNSSAVKRARTDGGRREDDWTCPTCGNVNFSFRTTCNMRNCTQPRPADHSLKYAAKPMQTPRGYSSSAPYVGPAAPSSMYMGVQPYGSSVFNGGSVPPFNVPGAGNSGFNYNYNTRLPGGSPYQSPLRLSGPPPYSNGAVIGNGGMYGMPPSYNRYGLGMPIGHPPMGPGPGFYPEDRLPKKIADGARDNDWKCPKCGNVNFSFREVCNMRKCDTPKPGSQVAKSGKNPRPEMPEGSWKCEKCNNINYPFRTKCNRQNCGADKPFESKKSPSEPAGGNDQ